From Trueperaceae bacterium:
ACCTCGGGCTGGCGCCGAACGTCGTGCGCGAGGACGGCCTCGTGAAGGTCGTCGTCGGACCGCTCGAGGGCCCCGCCCTCGAGGATGCGCGCACCGTGCTGGACGGGGCGGGACTGGAGTACTTCAACCGCTGATGCCGTCGATCCCCAGCGCCACCGTCGGGCGGCTCGTCACCTACCTCCGCGTCCTCGACACCTTCGCCGACCAGGGCGTCGCCCGCGCATCCAGCGACGACCTGGCCCGCGAAGCGCACGTCTCCGCCTTCCAGGTCCGCAAGGACTTGGCGTACTTCGGGCGGTTCGGGACGCGCGGAGCCGGCTACGACGTCGACGCGCTCGCCACGGAACTGCATCGCATCCTGGGCCTCGAGACCGCCTGGAACGTCGCGATCATCGGGATGGGGCGGCTCGGCAGCGCCTTGGCGGACTACCCGAACATGGCGCGCTACAACTTCTGTCTGCGGGCCGCCTTCGACGTCGCCCCGGCGAAGATCGGGACCGTCGTCGCCGGCGTCCCGGTGTACGCCATGGAGGAGCTCCCGACCCGCGCCCGCGAACTCGACGTGCAGGTGGCCCTCCTCACGGTCCCGGGGGAGGGCGCGCAGGCCGCGACGGAGGCGCTCGCCGACGCCGGCGTGCGCGGCGTCGTGAACTTCGCGTCGACCGTCCTCGATCCCCCCGCCGGCGTGCACGTCGAAGCGATCGACTTCCTGGCCGGCCTCAAACGCGTTTCCTACGCCCTCCATGCCGAGAAATCCGATGACGAGCGCGCCGCAGGCTGACGTCGGGGTACCCTCCCCGGCGATGAGCGCCCCCCTCGCCGACCGCCTGGCGGCGTTCGAACGCCGCATCGCCGACGTCGTCCGCAGCGACGTCGCCTTCATCGAAGCGATCGGGGAGGACCTGGTCTCCGCCGGCGGGAAACGGCTCCGCCCCACCCTCGCCTTCCTCGCCGCCGATCTCGTCGGCGCCGACGAGGACGTCGGCATGGAGGTCGCCCTCGCCGTCGAACTGCTGCACTCCGCGTCGCTGTTGCACGACGACCTCATCGACGACGCCGACACCCGCCGCGGGGCGGAGGCCGCCTTCCGCCGCTACGGCAACGTCGTCAGCGTCATGTCGGGCGACTTCCTGCTCGCGCGGGTCCTGATGCTGCTCGCGCGCTCGGGCGACCCCCGCTTCACCCACCGCATGTCCGAAGCCGCCGCCCGCATCTGCGAGGGCGAGGTCCTGCAGTTCCAGATGGCGACCCTCGAGACGTGGGAGCAGCGGCACTACCGCAACGTCATCGAGGGCAAGACCGCCGAACTCCTCGCCACCGCCATGGAGGGGCCCGCCCTCCTCTCCGGCGCGCCGCCCGAGCGGCGCGAGGCGCTCGCGGCGTTCGGGATGGCGTACGGCCGCGCGTTCCAAATGCAGGACGACCGACTCGACCTGCTCGGGGACCCCGAGACGCTCGGCAAGCCGGTCGGCGGCGACCTGCGCGAAGGCAAGGTCACGCACACGGTGCTCGTCCTGATCGAGCGGGGCGTGGAGGAGGCCGCCGACATCGTGCGCCGTCACGCGCGTCGCGACGGCGACGTGGAGCGCATGCGCGCCCTCGTCGCCGAGCACGACGCGGACGCCGTCACGCGCGACGCGATCCGCGCCGAGGTGCGCACCGCCACCGACGCCCTCGCACCGTTCTCGGACGGCGACGCCAAGCGCGCTCTGATCGAGCTCGCCGAACGCGAACTCGCGCGGCTCGACTGACGCCTACGCGGCGCTCGCCTCCCGCCGCGCCTCCGCGCGGCGCGCGATCTCGCGCGCCATCGCCGGAAAGATGAGGCCGTGCAGCGGCGCGACCAGCGTCCAGTAGGCCCACCCGAGGAACCCCCGCGGCTCGAAGAAGGCGGTCTGTTGCAGGGTCGTGCCGCCGTCCTCGGTCGGCTGCAGGTCGAAGCGCAGCCACGCCCGCCCCGGTAGCTTCATCTCCGCGCGCAACTGCAGCGAGCGCGCCTCGCGGATCGCTTCGACCCGCCAGAAGTCGAGGGCGTCCCCCGCCGCGAGGCGGCGCGGGTCGCGGCGCCCCCGCCGCATGCCGATCCCCCCGACCAACCGGTCGAGGATGCCACGGAGTTGCCACAGGCCGTCGTAGGCGTACCAGCCGTTCTCCCCACCCAAGCGCGTCACCTCGTTCCAGACCGCGTCGGGGGGCGCCGCCACCGTCCGGACGCGGCGATCGAGGCGCATGCCCTCCTCGTCCGCCCACTTGTCGCTCGGTGGGGTCCCGCGCGGTACCGCCGACATCGCGTCGCTCCACAACGTCAGGGGCGCCCCCTGCGCCGTGCGGTCGAGCGCCAACTCCACCGCACGGCGGTAGGGGATCGGCGCGACGTCGTAGCGGCGGGCCGGCACCGGGTCGCGGACGACGACTTCGCTGGTGAGGCCATCGACCAGCGGCCGGGCGATGGAGGCCGGGATGGGCGTGACGAGATTGATCCAGTAGCTCGACAACCGTGGACTCAGCACCGGCGTCGGGACGATCCAGCGGCGCAACCCCCGCGCGTCGGCGTAGATCTCCATGAGCTCCCGGTAGGTGTGGACGTCCGGCCCCCCGATCTCCACGATGCGGTGGCCCTCCGGCGGGTGCCGGAGCGCCTCCCGGAGGTAGGCGAGGACGTCGCGCACCGCGATCGGTTGGATTCGCGTCGTGACCCACCGCGGCGTCGTCATGATCGGGAGGCGTTCGGTGAGGTAGCGGATCATCTCGAACGAGATCGAGCCGCTCCCCACAATGATCGCGCTGCGGAACTCGGTGACCGGCACCCCGTGGCTCGCCAGGACGCGGCCGGTCTCCTGGCGGGACGCCAGGTGCCGACTCATGCCCTGCGCCGCGTCCCCCAGGCCCCCCATGTAGATCAACTGCCCGACCCCGGCGCGGGCGGCCTCCGCCGCGACGTGGTCGGCGGCCCGGCGGTCGCGATCCTCGAACCCTTCGGCGCGATGCCCCATGGAGTGCACCAGGTAGTACCCGGCCGCGCACCCGTCGAACGCCCCGCGGAGCGACGCCGGATCGAGGGCGTCCCCCTCGACGACCTCCACGTCGTCCGCCCAC
This genomic window contains:
- a CDS encoding SDR family oxidoreductase is translated as MRVLVTGATGYLGGRLVPRLLEAGYAVRCLVRDAERLATKPWADDVEVVEGDALDPASLRGAFDGCAAGYYLVHSMGHRAEGFEDRDRRAADHVAAEAARAGVGQLIYMGGLGDAAQGMSRHLASRQETGRVLASHGVPVTEFRSAIIVGSGSISFEMIRYLTERLPIMTTPRWVTTRIQPIAVRDVLAYLREALRHPPEGHRIVEIGGPDVHTYRELMEIYADARGLRRWIVPTPVLSPRLSSYWINLVTPIPASIARPLVDGLTSEVVVRDPVPARRYDVAPIPYRRAVELALDRTAQGAPLTLWSDAMSAVPRGTPPSDKWADEEGMRLDRRVRTVAAPPDAVWNEVTRLGGENGWYAYDGLWQLRGILDRLVGGIGMRRGRRDPRRLAAGDALDFWRVEAIREARSLQLRAEMKLPGRAWLRFDLQPTEDGGTTLQQTAFFEPRGFLGWAYWTLVAPLHGLIFPAMAREIARRAEARREASAA
- a CDS encoding redox-sensing transcriptional repressor Rex, whose product is MPSIPSATVGRLVTYLRVLDTFADQGVARASSDDLAREAHVSAFQVRKDLAYFGRFGTRGAGYDVDALATELHRILGLETAWNVAIIGMGRLGSALADYPNMARYNFCLRAAFDVAPAKIGTVVAGVPVYAMEELPTRARELDVQVALLTVPGEGAQAATEALADAGVRGVVNFASTVLDPPAGVHVEAIDFLAGLKRVSYALHAEKSDDERAAG
- a CDS encoding polyprenyl synthetase family protein, whose translation is MSAPLADRLAAFERRIADVVRSDVAFIEAIGEDLVSAGGKRLRPTLAFLAADLVGADEDVGMEVALAVELLHSASLLHDDLIDDADTRRGAEAAFRRYGNVVSVMSGDFLLARVLMLLARSGDPRFTHRMSEAAARICEGEVLQFQMATLETWEQRHYRNVIEGKTAELLATAMEGPALLSGAPPERREALAAFGMAYGRAFQMQDDRLDLLGDPETLGKPVGGDLREGKVTHTVLVLIERGVEEAADIVRRHARRDGDVERMRALVAEHDADAVTRDAIRAEVRTATDALAPFSDGDAKRALIELAERELARLD